The following DNA comes from Desulfobulbaceae bacterium.
GTTGGTTCTACAGGCATCAGAAGATGTATCACTGTTAAGTGCCCCATCATCACATTGTTCACCAACATTGTTAACCACACCATTGCCGCAGTAATGATCAAAGCCTGTGGCATTTGAGTGGCAATCCAAACAGGTAATTGGCGTGTTGGCATCGCCTACCAGAATGACTTCGGCGATATCCGCATAGGCTGGGTTGACATTTATTGTTCTAGTTGATTCGTGGCAGGTAGCACAGTTGCCACTGTTATCGATGTTGTGAATAGTGATTATTCCGCTCCAGCTCAAATCATGGTGACAGTTATAGCAAGGCTGCTGGCCAAAAGATATGGTCTCAGAGGTATCACCTCCAGCAATTACTTCATGTGAATTTGTACCATGCTGGTGTCCATCAAAATAAGTTGTGTGGCAGGTTTGACAATCACCGCCCAGAGGCACTGCTGGTGCTCTGAGTTCGCCAGTTGAAGCGTGACAGGTAGAACAGCCGTTGAGATCGTGAATGCCAAGCACCAGGTCAGCTTCACTGTGACAGCCGGTAATTCCACAGCTTGGGGTCAGGCTGACTTCTAGCGAATGACTGAACTCAATGGGCAGACTGCTGTGCAGATCAAACGTACCATGGCAGGTAACGCAGTCATTTTCGATGCCAATGGCAGGTTTACCTGTTCCCATTCCGGCTGCACTGCCAATGAGGACACCACTGAGTGCATGGCAGCCAGTGCAGGGACCAATGCCGAAGTGCGTTGAATAGAGAGGATCTCCGTCGTGGCAACTCATGCATCCTGGATTTCCTTCAACTTTGCCGAGATGATCATCGTCTTTGGAGTGTCCTAACTTATCGCCTGGGATACGTGAATCCGCACTGAAGAAAGAGGTGTCAAGTTGGGTGTGGCATTCAATGCAATCAAGAAGGCCGTCCATATCACCTGCGGTGTCGGGGTTGGGAAGCCCCGCTCTCAGATCTCGGTGCTGTTGCCTGAACAAGGCCTCATGGCATAAGAGGCAGTCATTTGAGTGTATATCGACTGTGCGATCCCCGATATGGCAGCTCACGCAGCTGTCCGTTGGTGCTACCGAACCGTTCATGCCCAGTTCTGAGTGGCTTGGGTGATTGTGCAACTCTTCTGGATGACAGGTTGAACAGGTGTTAGGAACGCCATTAAGGTCGGCAAAGCCGTGTCCAACCGCACTGCCGATGAGATATCCCTGGTCATCGTGGCAGTACGCCAGGCAGTTGTTATAGTTGGCGGGGAGAGTTGCGGGCGGAATAATAAGGGGAGAGTGTACGTCCAGAATCAAATAGGGTGAGTCTGGGTTGTTTTGGCCTTCATTATGGCATAACATACAATGGACATCCGCATCGGCAGGTTCTGGTGTGACAAGCCCGGTAGTTCGATGATCGAAGGACACAAATCTGCTGATATCATGCAGCGCAAAACTGGAAGTATGGCAATTTGTACAATCTCCAGGACCGTTGATTGCGGTAAGACTTTTAAGTGCCCCGTCAACTCCATGACACATGTCACATGAGCCGTTAACGGTGTAGTGAATGCTGTCGATAATATCTTCTGGTTTATTATTGATATCGTACCAGTGGCAGCGGAAGCACAACCCTGTTCCTGTCACTGTCACCTGGTTTTCGTGGGTATATTGTTTAGGGTGTGCTCGCCAATAAGTTGCAATGGTGCTGTGGCAGTGTTCGCAATCGCCTTGCCCAGAAACTGCTGACCCGATAAGTTTACCGGAACCATCATAGGTGCCTTTGGCGGTAAGCTTGGTGCCAGAATAGGTGCCCTGATCCACTACGGTTAACTCGTGGCATTTAACGCATGGATCAGAAGGCACTGACTCACCGGTATGAATTTCGGCAACAATATCTTTACCCGCATGAAAATGGCAATTATTGGTACAGCCATATGTAGCGATTAACTGTCCATCGTGTCCGTCAAAGCCATTGTCAGGGTTATTGTCACTGTCAAAGGCCTTGGGGTGATTTGAGAAATCGCCGGCTATATCGTCAGGTCCCGGACCATCGGTATCATGGCAGTCATAGCAGTTGCCAGAGGCATGTGGTGAGCTTGGCCATTTATTGCCGGTACCGGTTGATACCGCACTAATAAGCTGCGGGGCCTCTGTGTGGCAAGTGCCACAGGTGCCATTGTGGGTATCTACCACAAAGTCTTCACTTGCTAAATGGCAGTTGGCACAGGTTGTTCCTGCACTACTAAGGAATGTATGGTCGGCATTTATTGGTTTGAAGCCTTCTGCAGTAGGATGGCATTCATTGCAAACAGTGCCGGAGTTGTGGTCAATAACCGCGATTCTGGCGCCATCAGGATAGTCAATATCCTCTGGATCAGGTCGTTGTCGGTCATAGTTGTGATAGCGTGTGTAATAATGGCAAACCTGACAGATTCCCTCTGGAGGGTTACTGACAGGGTCGGCAGGACCACCGATAAGACCGGAATCGTATTGTATGCCTGAATCAAAAAACTTAACGCTCATTACACTTGTGTTGGGTGTGAGGATTGACTGTTTTAACAACTGACCATAAAAGAGGGAAAACTCGGCGTCGGGGCTAAAGGTGTCCGGAATTTCGCCTTGGACGGTTATCGTTCCGGTGCCACTGGGTGTTCCCGGGATAATGGCAAGGCTCTCTACAGCACTGTTGACCTCAAAGGTGCTGCTGCCTGCAGGGTCGTTAATATACAGAATGAGGCCCCTGGTGCCGTCAGTTTTTACCGACCAAAGTGCCGGGTCAAGCCAGCCGGGCCTGGCATCTGCGTCAACATAATCAAACGTCGTTGAGTGGGATGCACTGTCATAACTCATGGTTGCTGTGCCGCGTTTTCCAGTTGCCAGATAGAGATCAGTTACGACAGAGGGCTCTATGGTGAGCCAATCAAGTTGGCCTTGTAAATGAGGGTCGTGGCAGTCAACACAGGTTGTCTGCCAATCGCCAGCACTCTGCTTGTGCATCAGATCCATGGTCTCAAACGAGTGCGAAAGTTTGTTCGGAGCATATCCGCCGGAACCGTGGCATTTATTGCAAAGATCGTCAGCAATTAGAGAGTAATCAGATCGGCTTTGGGCTGGAGAGTACGTCCACCACAGTGAGTAGGTATGACAATCACCGCAGCCGATTTTGTTACTCTCATTATGAGGGGCATCAATGACCGATGCGGATGCGGCTGATATGCTTAAAAGAGTTGCCAAAAAACCTGTTAATAGTAAAAATCGTACAATGTTTCTGTCTCTGCATTTCATAGGTTTCCTCTTTTGGTCAGTTGAAATTATATAAATAAAAGTCTTGATGATTATGGTATTAGGCGTGTTTGTGGTGCTCACCAACGCTTAACATCGATTCGGAAAAACAGTATAATACATTAATTAATATTACATGATTTTTTTTTTGGAGAGGGACTGCTGGGGGAGTGTCGTTATTTGCTGGTGGTTTTATTTGAGGGTGGTGCGAGTTACGCAGTGTGGAATGGAGAAACGGCTCTTTTTAGGTGAGGAGAGATATCACTAGTAAATTTTTTTTAATTATTTTTTGTTAACGACAAAAAAAAGGGCTGGACTAAATAGTTTTTACGTATTTAAACCAGCCCCAGCACACAAATTTAAGGTATCACAGTTGCGAAACGATTATAGCCTCCGCGCGATCATCCTGTCATGGAATGACGTTCACTGTTCGGGTTGCCTGGGTCGCGGGGTTTCCGGCATCGTCAACAACGTCATAGGAGACGATATATGCTCCAACAGCGCCGACATCAACAGAGCCAGTCACTGTGGCAATGAGGCCGGTAGAGACGTTATCTGTCACTGTTGAGCCCGGATCAACATTGGTTGACCGGCTGGAATCGTGACAGGTAGCGCAGCCGTTGAGGTCATGGATGCCAACAACAAGATCGGCTTCAGCGTGACAGCCGGTAATTCCGCAGCTTGGTGTCAGGCTGACTTCCAGAGTGTGGCTGAGATCGATGGGTAAGGTGCTGTGTTGAGCAAAGGCGCCATGACAGTCCATGCAGTCATTGTCGGTGCCAACAGCAGGTTTGCCTGTTCCGCGACCGCTGGCACTGCCTTGCAGCTCGCCAGTTTGGGTGTGACAGTTTCCACAGAGAATACCTCCAAAGCCCCAGTGAACGTCATAGAGAGGTTCCCCGTCGTGACAGCTGCTGCAGCCTGGGACGTTGTCGACCTTACCAAGATGGTCACTGACTTTCGAATGACCTAGTTTGTATCCTGTAGTCCGTGAGTCGGCAGAGAAAAATGAGTTGTCGAGTTTAGTATGACATTCAAGACAGTCAAGATGGCCGTCAAGATCTCCGGCTGTAACAGGGTCAGGAAGCCCCAGCCTCATGGTGGCAATTTGTTGACGGAATAGGGCCTCATGGCATAACAGACATTTGTTGTTATGAACTACGGTTGTTTTCTCGCCGTCATGGCAGCTGACGCAACTGGGTATGTCAACCAAGGTGCCATTCATGCCGACTATGGTGTGACTTGGGTGACCGGAAGCATGGTCAGTATGGCAGGTTGAGCAGGTATTGGGGCTGCCGTTAAGATCGGCAACACCGTGCCCGGCTGCACTGCCGATAAGGAAACCCTGATCGTCATGGCAGTAAGCACAGACATTAAAATTAGGGTCGGGAACTTCGAGGGGGGCCAGTATCGGTGAATGGACATCATAAATCATGTCGGCCCCGCCAGGGTTGCTTGAACCTTCGTTATGACAGAGCATACATTCCACTGCAGAGCCTACCGGTTCTGGCGTGACTAAGCCGTAAGTCTGGTGGTTAAAAGTCCTGAATTGGCTGGTGTCATGCAGATAGAATTCGGAGCCGTGGCAGTTGGTACAGTCACCAACTCCATTGCTTGCTGCGAGGCTTCGCAAGGCTCCCTGGTTTAAACCGTCATGGCAGTTTCCACAATTGTTGGCATGAACAATATCTATGATAAGTTCTGGAGAACTTGGGTTGTACTGGTGGCAGCGGAAACAAAGGGCGGTTCCAGTGTCGTCAACCTGGCCTGCGTGTGATGCCTGCTTGGGATGGTTTTTCCAGTTTGTGGCGATGGCAGTGTGGCAGTTTGCGCAATCACCCTGGCCGGCAGTTGCAGAACCAATAAGTTTTCCGGAACCGCTATAGGTCCCTTTGGCGGTAAGCTGGGTGCCGGAATAGGTGCCCGGGCTTAATTCTACGAGCTCGTGGCACTTAATGCAGGGGTCTGAAGGCGTTGGGCTGCCGGTGTGGATCTCAGCAACAATATCCTTAGGAACACGAGTTCCCCCAGAGTCGTTTGAGTGGAAATGACAGTTGTTTGTGCAGGTAGTAGTGCTCAGCAGTTGACCATCATGGCCGTCAAAGCCGTTAACTGGGTTGCCGTCGCTGTCGAAGGCTTTGGGATGGTTGGTGAAGTCTGTGGTGATATCGTCAGGTCCTGGGCCATCGTTGTCATGACAGTCATAGCAGTTGCCGGCGGCATGGGGTGTACTTGGCCATTTACCACTTGTACCAGTTATTACCGTTTCGAGAAGAGTTGGTGCTTCTATATGGCAAGTTCCACAGGTTCCGCTATGGGTATCTACAACAAAGTCTTCACTGGCTAAGTGGCAGTTGGCACAGGTTGTTCCCGCACTGGTCATAAAGGTGTGATCTGCATTAATCGGTTTAAATCCTTCTGCGGTTCCATGGCACTCATGACAGGCGGTATCTTGGTTATGCGCAGTAACTGGGATTCTGGCGCCGTCAGGAAAATCAATGTGTGCAGGGTCTGGCTGTTGGCGGTCATAGTTATGGTATCGTGAGTAGTAGTGGCAGACCTGACATATGCCTTCGGGGGTGGCTCCTAGCGGATCAGCAGGGCCACCAACCAAACCAGATGAATAGGTGATGCCGGGATCAAAAAACTTCACATTCATGACGCTGGTGTTAGGGGTGACAATTTGTTGGCGTATTAATTGACCGTATAGTAGTGCAAAGGATGAACCGGAAGAAAAGGAGGCTGGTACCTCTCCTTGAACCTCTATCGTTCCCGCTCCATTGCCTGTTCCCTGAACTATGGGGTTTGTTTCGACGGCGCTGTTAACTTCAAAAGTGATGCTGCCACTCGGATCTTCAATAGTAAGAATCAGGCCTCTAGTTGCGCCTGATTTTGCGGCCCAAAGAGCCGGATCAAGCCAGGCACTCTGGGCATCTGCTTCCGTATAATCAAATGTGGTTGTGTTGGTTCCGGGATCATAATCAACTATTCCGTTGCCACGTTTTCCGGTCGCCAGGTACAAATCAGGCTTTAAAGAGGGATCAATAATAGCCCAATCGAGCTGGCCCTGTAAGTGCGGATCGTGACAGTCAATACATTTTGTCTGCCAGTCGCCAGACTTTGTTTTATGCATTTCTGCCATTGTAGCAGCCGAGTGTGAAAGTTTGTTGGGGGCGTATTGGCCTGGACCGTGACATTTATTACAGACATCATTTGAGATTTGCGCGTAATTTGCCTGGTTGCCTGCAGGAGAGTATTCCCACCATAGTGAGTAGGAGTGGCAGTCACCACAGCTTATACGATTTGTTTCATTATGTGGGGCATCAATTACAGAGGCAAAGGCCGGTGAAAAACTGAAAACTATGCTAAACCAAAAGAACAGGAACACGATCTTTAGAGAGTCAAAGGAGGCTATGTTTCGAAAATAGTGGGCGGGAAAGGATGGGTGTTATGGGCAGCCATCAGCGGTGGATGAGCGAATATCTAATACTGTTTGCAGTTGCGATCAGTTTACGACAGCGGTTATCTCTTTGGCAAGAAGGACCTAATGACTTCGCACTCTTTACAGATTTCCATTTTTTTATGCCAATCGCTCTGGGCACTGCACTCGCAAATCGTACCGTTGATGAACCAGCATAGTTTCCCGGCTTGAAACTCCCAGGCTGGGCAAAGTTTCTTTCTTTTAGGTGGACAGTTTTTGATTACCCAGCATGGCTTGAGGGAACCCTCTGGAGTACGGTTTCGTGAGAGCAGGAAAAGTATCTGCCGTTCGGCATGGGCGGGTATTTTTCGCCAGCCTTGCTCATAACTGTGCATTGTTTTAATTGAAACGCCAAGCAGCGCGGCTAACTCTTTTTGGGTTTTATCGAGTTCTTTGCGAATCTGCTGGAATTCTTCCTTTTCCACAAGCCTACTCCTGCTGAATAGTTGGGTTAACGTTCCTGTGAATTGATGGTCGAGAAACTACGTTACTCATCTTTTACTTTAACACCGGAATGAAAATGAGTGTTGTCTTGATAAGGAATTGCTTAAATTTAGTCAAGTATAATTTTGTAATTAGGAGCCGTTCAGATCTGAAAAATCAGTAATGATTTCGCTCCGATTTGCTTTGACAAGATCCAATATATTCTGGGGATCGTTGATAAAGGCGTTGGTCTGTGTTTTCGGAAGATAAAAGGACTCGTTATAGGTTTCAATGAGATTGAGATGTTCCCATCTGGTTAAATAATACTCTATCATATGTGGGAGTTCAGTGAAAACTGTCGTGTCTTTATCGACTAACCCATAGCTGGATGCTGCAATCTTGGCCGATGAAAGAGTCTGGCTATGGTAAAAATTTTCTAAGAATATAAGCTCAGCGGGCATTCGAGCCTCAATGCTGATGATACTGAGTTTGCGCATAAGCCATTTAAGCCATGTCTTGGCGGTTATGGCAATCGAGTATGGAATATATATCTCTTTAGGCAGGTTTAGCTGGAGGTACGATTTTATAGTGAGAATAATCTGGGCCAGTTCCACAGGTTCCGGGTCTACAAAATTATAGGTTTGGCCGGAGAACTCATCTCGATTGTTCAACACGTGCAGAATGAATGGCGGCAGTTTTTTTGTGTTCGAAGATGAATGCTTTACCCCTTTCTGGGTCATCATGAAAGGGACTGCATGGTCAGCGACAGAGAGAAACAGGCGATGAAAACCTTGTATCTTGTGGTCATGTTTGCCATAAACCACTGCTAAGCGAATCACGGTGTAATCCAGGCCTTCTGATTCCCCCAAGTGCTTGAGTGTTAGCTCGGCCATGAGTTTTGATTTTGGGTAATTACTCATAGTTGGCTGAAGCTCTAGCAACTGGTCCTCGTCAAGGTTATCCCCATGCGGCATTGTGGCTGCAGAGCTGATGTGGATGTAGGGAATATTGAGCTTAATGGCTGCTTTGGCAAGATTTACAGTGGCAATGTAGTTGGTCTCCATTGCTATGAGCGGCCCGGAATCAATTGAGGCAATTGCCGCGTTGATAATAAAATCGGGCTTTATTTTTGTCAGATATTGCTTAATGTCTTGGGCAACGCGCAGGCTGAGTTTTTTGCTGTTTGGCGCCAGTACCTCAATGTCCTGGTCGACGTGGGTTTTAAAGTAATGGGTGAGGGAGCCGCCGATAAGACCTGAGCCTCCGAGCAACAGGCCTACTTTTTTCTTGTTGTCTTCGATGCGCATAGTCTTTAAGTTGATTAACCGGCTTCTGTTGGCGAAAAAGTGATTGCTATTTATAAAAAGCTGATTAAACCCAGAAAATAAACGATTGGGCGATTTGCTTCGCGGAATTTGTATTTCCACAGTATATTTTTGACAGACAAAGGTCAATTTTTTTTGAACGAGCAATGGCAACCTATAAAAGAAACGATATAGATAAAATGCTGAAAGCGGCGGGCCAGGGGAAGGTTAGTAATCTTTATCTGCTGGTTGGTGATCGGTATTTGTGTAGTCAGGTCGCCGACCGGCTTATTTCCCAGCTTGTTCCTGATCAAGCTGCCAGACAGCCTGTTAGCCTGATCGACGGAAACCATGAAGACCCAGTTAAAACTCTGGCCTCTCTGAAGACCTACAGCCTGTTTCCAGGAAAACAGATAACTCGCGTTTCCGATACACGTCTTTTTCATTCGAAGGCGGTTGCTCAGGCTATTACAAAGCCTCCGGAGATAAACTCGTTGAATGATCCGGTGACTTCCCCGGAGGGCAGTGTTGAAAGCCAGGCCCCAGAAAAAGATCCGGCAGATCTTTTTAGAGAGGCCTTTGAGGCGGGAATACCTGAGAACAACATACTTATTCTTCTGGCTGAGGCAGCTGATAAACGGAAAAAGCTGTATAAGTTTATTGACAAAAACGGTGTTGTGGCGGATCTTTCTGTGGAGGGGGGCAGTTCCAAGGCGGCTCGTACGGATCAGGAAGCAGTACTGAGATCCTTGATCAGTGAAACGTTGACAGAGTTTGGCAAGCAAATAGAACCGCAGGCGGTAACGGTGCTTTTGGAGCGGGTCGGATTTCATCCGGTCGCTGTGGTTAGGGAAACGGAAAAACTCGCCTTGTATGCAGGGGAGAATCCTGTTGTAACCTTGCAAAGCGTCAGGGAGATTGTTGGTAGAACTCGTGAGGATGCCCTGTTTGAACTCACTGAGGCCTACTCTGAACAACAGTTGATCAAGGCCCTTGTCATAACACAACGGCTGTTTAACGATGGCGTTCATCCCCTGGTTCTGGTTTCCGGCCTGCGTAATCATCTTAAAAAACTGCTGCTGGTTCGATCGATTCAGGAGTCAGAACCCCCGTCCTATGTGCCCAATATGAGCTATGCTGTTTTTCAAAAGGGTTATTTGCCGGAGTTGAAAGTTGCCAAAGAAGAGTGGATTGGGTTGTTGCCGGTTCACCCTTATGCCTTGTTCATGATGTTTAATAAAGCGGGGCAGAATTCAATAGCATCCTTGGCAGAAAAATTAGCTGAACTGCTGAAAGTAGAGCATTGTTTGAAGAGTTCATCTGTTTCCCCACAAATATTTTTCGAGAGGTTCTTATGGAAGAGTTTAACTGTCAAGTAGTGGCAGAAAAAAGGATAGGCGGATTCTGGGTGAAGCGAGCAACGTGGGCGTTATTTCTTGCCTTGCTTATCGTTTTGAGCTCCTGCTCAGTGATGCGCGACAGGTACATTTTTCCATCGATCCCCGAGTTCTCGGGCACGAAGAAAGACGGGTTGGTCGTCTTTCAGGCATTGTCAGAGGATTTCTTTGTCAACAATGAAGTTGGAGTACACCATGTGGGTGATCGGCAGCAAAAGCTCAAAACAATGAGAGGAGAGGTTGCAAAGGCGCTCCAGGCCTTAATTACCTTGAGACTGACTGAGAAAAAACATGCTGTCCGGGTAACCGATAAGAACTTATGGGATTTGTCGATAGGCGACTTGGGGCGTCAGGCTGATAATATGACTATAATTGGCGGCCATATTCGCGTGTTTATCTTACAGGCCTCGACGATTACCGCTCGGGTGAAAACCGAGTATGAGTTTGTTGTGGAGGTTGATTGCTATATCGGGAAGGTGGGTGAAAAAAAAGTTGTAAAGAGGACGGTGCGGTATGTTAAAGAAATGCTTAACATCTCACACAGTGAAAAAACAATGAACGCCTTGCTGGATAGTTTTTTGGAAGAGGCTGCCTTACAGGTAGCTGAAAATATTGAGTCCTATTTGTAGTTTAGGTGGTCTGCTCAAACTGAAAAGCAGTGCTTGTGTTAATAAATTATTTCGAGCTAAAATAAGAGGGTGTCAAGGGATCAGGATCTCTGGCAGGAATGCGATGGGAAATGAAGATATAGTCAATGGCCATGAAAGCGAAATCA
Coding sequences within:
- a CDS encoding DUF5011 domain-containing protein — translated: MAEMHKTKSGDWQTKCIDCHDPHLQGQLDWAIIDPSLKPDLYLATGKRGNGIVDYDPGTNTTTFDYTEADAQSAWLDPALWAAKSGATRGLILTIEDPSGSITFEVNSAVETNPIVQGTGNGAGTIEVQGEVPASFSSGSSFALLYGQLIRQQIVTPNTSVMNVKFFDPGITYSSGLVGGPADPLGATPEGICQVCHYYSRYHNYDRQQPDPAHIDFPDGARIPVTAHNQDTACHECHGTAEGFKPINADHTFMTSAGTTCANCHLASEDFVVDTHSGTCGTCHIEAPTLLETVITGTSGKWPSTPHAAGNCYDCHDNDGPGPDDITTDFTNHPKAFDSDGNPVNGFDGHDGQLLSTTTCTNNCHFHSNDSGGTRVPKDIVAEIHTGSPTPSDPCIKCHELVELSPGTYSGTQLTAKGTYSGSGKLIGSATAGQGDCANCHTAIATNWKNHPKQASHAGQVDDTGTALCFRCHQYNPSSPELIIDIVHANNCGNCHDGLNQGALRSLAASNGVGDCTNCHGSEFYLHDTSQFRTFNHQTYGLVTPEPVGSAVECMLCHNEGSSNPGGADMIYDVHSPILAPLEVPDPNFNVCAYCHDDQGFLIGSAAGHGVADLNGSPNTCSTCHTDHASGHPSHTIVGMNGTLVDIPSCVSCHDGEKTTVVHNNKCLLCHEALFRQQIATMRLGLPDPVTAGDLDGHLDCLECHTKLDNSFFSADSRTTGYKLGHSKVSDHLGKVDNVPGCSSCHDGEPLYDVHWGFGGILCGNCHTQTGELQGSASGRGTGKPAVGTDNDCMDCHGAFAQHSTLPIDLSHTLEVSLTPSCGITGCHAEADLVVGIHDLNGCATCHDSSRSTNVDPGSTVTDNVSTGLIATVTGSVDVGAVGAYIVSYDVVDDAGNPATQATRTVNVIP
- a CDS encoding helix-turn-helix domain-containing protein: MEKEEFQQIRKELDKTQKELAALLGVSIKTMHSYEQGWRKIPAHAERQILFLLSRNRTPEGSLKPCWVIKNCPPKRKKLCPAWEFQAGKLCWFINGTICECSAQSDWHKKMEICKECEVIRSFLPKR
- a CDS encoding NAD(P)-dependent oxidoreductase, which gives rise to MRIEDNKKKVGLLLGGSGLIGGSLTHYFKTHVDQDIEVLAPNSKKLSLRVAQDIKQYLTKIKPDFIINAAIASIDSGPLIAMETNYIATVNLAKAAIKLNIPYIHISSAATMPHGDNLDEDQLLELQPTMSNYPKSKLMAELTLKHLGESEGLDYTVIRLAVVYGKHDHKIQGFHRLFLSVADHAVPFMMTQKGVKHSSSNTKKLPPFILHVLNNRDEFSGQTYNFVDPEPVELAQIILTIKSYLQLNLPKEIYIPYSIAITAKTWLKWLMRKLSIISIEARMPAELIFLENFYHSQTLSSAKIAASSYGLVDKDTTVFTELPHMIEYYLTRWEHLNLIETYNESFYLPKTQTNAFINDPQNILDLVKANRSEIITDFSDLNGS
- the holA gene encoding DNA polymerase III subunit delta, giving the protein MATYKRNDIDKMLKAAGQGKVSNLYLLVGDRYLCSQVADRLISQLVPDQAARQPVSLIDGNHEDPVKTLASLKTYSLFPGKQITRVSDTRLFHSKAVAQAITKPPEINSLNDPVTSPEGSVESQAPEKDPADLFREAFEAGIPENNILILLAEAADKRKKLYKFIDKNGVVADLSVEGGSSKAARTDQEAVLRSLISETLTEFGKQIEPQAVTVLLERVGFHPVAVVRETEKLALYAGENPVVTLQSVREIVGRTREDALFELTEAYSEQQLIKALVITQRLFNDGVHPLVLVSGLRNHLKKLLLVRSIQESEPPSYVPNMSYAVFQKGYLPELKVAKEEWIGLLPVHPYALFMMFNKAGQNSIASLAEKLAELLKVEHCLKSSSVSPQIFFERFLWKSLTVK